A window from Salvia miltiorrhiza cultivar Shanhuang (shh) chromosome 2, IMPLAD_Smil_shh, whole genome shotgun sequence encodes these proteins:
- the LOC131011061 gene encoding protein SMALL AUXIN UP-REGULATED RNA 12, with the protein MSACSKIRHIVRIRQMLRRWRKKAARRAPCDVPAGHVAVTVGSNCKRFVVRATHLNHPLFKKLLVRAEEEFGFSNTGPLAIPCDETLFEEILRYVARSEAGVKSLPRFPTLEEHCHVGCRSHRHIWADSRPLLHGASDNNVW; encoded by the coding sequence ATGTCAGCCTGCAGCAAGATTCGGCACATTGTCCGGATCCGGCAGATGCTCCGGCGGTGGCGCAAGAAGGCTGCCCGACGGGCCCCCTGCGACGTGCCAGCAGGGCACGTGGCAGTTACCGTTGGGTCGAATTGCAAACGGTTCGTGGTCCGGGCCACGCACCTTAACCACCCCTTATTCAAGAAGTTGTTGGTCCGGGCCGAGGAAGAGTTCGGGTTCAGCAACACCGGCCCGTTGGCGATACCTTGCGACGAAACTCTCTTTGAGGAAATCCTGCGTTACGTGGCCCGAAGTGAGGCCGGCGTCAAAAGCTTGCCCCGTTTCCCCACCTTGGAGGAACACTGCCACGTCGGCTGTAGAAGCCACCGCCATATCTGGGCCGACTCGCGGCCCCTCTTGCACGGCGCTTCCGATAACAACGTCTGGTGA
- the LOC131009875 gene encoding uncharacterized protein LOC131009875, with protein sequence MWRILRNRLPTCDNLVKRRIPLGEEEVSCNACCQKEESAQHLFLRCPKTEMVWNEIQKWVGVASVQPDNLEAHFEAFSNLGTRKISSKFLSVLWACTIWLIWKWRNENRFEMKNWEIDKMVGGLKARLWSWSKIFDLMEGEVNFHDWMTKSISHLIL encoded by the coding sequence ATGTGGAGAATCCTGAGAAACCGTCTGCCAACCTGTGACAACTTGGTGAAAAGGAGGATTCCACTTGGCGAAGAGGAAGTTTCGTGTAATGCATGCTGTCAGAAGGAGGAATCAgctcaacatcttttcctccGATGCCCGAAGACAGAAATGGTGTGGAATGAAATCCAAAAATGGGTGGGAGTTGCCTCAGTTCAACCCGACAACCTCGAAGCACACTTTGAAGCCTTCTCAAACCTTGGGACGAGGAAGATCAGTTCGAAGTTCCTCTCGGTTCTTTGGGCATGCACCATttggcttatttggaaatgGAGGAATGAAAATAGATTCGAGATGAAGAATTGGGAGATTGATAAGATGGTAGGAGGTCTTAAAGCTAGATTGTGGAGTTGGAGCAAAATCTTCGACTTGATGGAGGGCGAAGTTAACTTTCACGATTGGATGACAAAAAGCATCTCTCATCTTATTTTGTAA